A stretch of the Odontesthes bonariensis isolate fOdoBon6 chromosome 5, fOdoBon6.hap1, whole genome shotgun sequence genome encodes the following:
- the LOC142380485 gene encoding sialic acid-binding Ig-like lectin 15 encodes MDARWVCSSLDLLLFLSAALGSGDDGWSMNVQSEVRGIDGYPVVLPCTFSHPQHSQHSSLQVLWRLGHGQGATVLYRCTSRPGAPDCVPGPKQDQRYRLEGNPREHDLSLRINGATLQDNGRYYCRVEVQGREHISFEDKMGTRLRVEAPPKILELSVDGSEQAGYTALCRVQGSPLPDVQWLGPDDPLEGSLLGPLSQGSATRYHTVSQLRDVEPGQQYTCSASNPLGREQATLYVLAPRPPPPLSGASPRLLLLLSAALGAKVLLLVGMGGWMVQGGALQAVSCWRK; translated from the exons ATGGACGCTCGGTGGGTCTGCAGCTCTCTGGATCTGCTGCTGTTCCTCTCAGCAG CTCTCGGCTCAGGAGATGACGGCTGGTCCATGAATGTGCAGTCGGAGGTTCGAGGTATCGACGGCTACCCGGTGGTGCTGCCCTGCACCTTCAGCCACCCGCAGCACTCCCAGCATTCCTCGCTGCAGGTCCTGTGGCGCCTGGGCCACGGCCAGGGCGCCACCGTCCTGTACCGCTGCACCAGCCGGCCCGGGGCCCCGGACTGCGTGCCGGGTCCGAAGCAGGACCAGCGCTATCGGCTGGAGGGCAACCCGAGGGAGCACGACCTTTCGCTGCGCATCAACGGCGCCACCCTGCAGGACAACGGCCGGTACTACTGCCGGGTGGAGGTCCAGGGACGAGAGCACATCAGCTTCGAGGACAAGATGGGGACCAGACTGCGAGTGGAGG CTCCTCCAAAGATCCTGGAGCTGTCGGTGGACGGCAGCGAGCAGGCCGGGTACACAGCTCTGTGTCGGGTCCAGGGCTCCCCGCTGCCGGACGTCCAGTGGCTCGGCCCGGACGACCCGCTGGAGGGCTCCCTGCTGGGGCCGCTGTCTCAGGGCTCTGCGACTCGCTACCACACGGTCAGCCAGCTGAGAGACGTGGAGCCGGGCCAGCAGTACACCTGCAGCGCCTCCAACCCGCTGGGCAGGGAGCAGGCCACCCTGTACGTCCTGGCACCCCGACCCCCGCCGCCTCTTTCCGGCGCGTCGCCgcgtctcctgctgctgctgtcggcCGCTCTTGGGGCCAAAGTGCTCCTGCTGGTGGGGATGGGGGGGTGGATGGTGCAGGGAGGGGCTCTGCAGGCAGTCAGCTGCTGGAGGAAATAA